Proteins from one Mycolicibacter virginiensis genomic window:
- the metK gene encoding methionine adenosyltransferase: MSEKGRLFTSESVTEGHPDKICDAISDSVLDALLADDPRSRVAVETLVTTGQVHVVGEVTTNAREAFANITNTVRERILEIGYDSSDKGFDGTTCGVNIGIGAQSPDIAQGVDTAHEARVEGAADPLDSQGAGDQGLMFGYAIADTPELMPLPIALAHRLSRRLTEVRKNGTLDYLRPDGKTQVTIEYEDDVPTRLDTVVISTQHAEGIDLVKTLDPDLREHVISTVLAELAHETLDSSSTRILINPTGNFVVGGPMGDAGLTGRKIIVDTYGGWARHGGGAFSGKDPSKVDRSAAYAMRWVAKNIVAAGLAQRVEVQVAYAIGKAAPVGLFIETFGTATVDPVKIEKIVPEVFDLRPGAIVRDLDLLRPIYAPTAAYGHFGRTDIELPWEKLDKVDDLKRAI; this comes from the coding sequence GTGAGCGAAAAGGGACGGCTGTTCACCAGTGAGTCGGTGACCGAGGGCCACCCCGACAAGATCTGTGACGCCATCAGCGACTCGGTGCTCGACGCACTGCTCGCCGATGACCCCCGTTCACGTGTTGCGGTGGAAACCCTGGTCACCACCGGCCAGGTGCACGTAGTCGGTGAGGTGACGACCAACGCCCGCGAAGCGTTCGCCAATATCACCAACACCGTGCGCGAGCGCATCCTGGAGATCGGCTACGACTCGTCGGACAAGGGCTTCGACGGCACGACCTGTGGCGTCAACATCGGGATCGGCGCACAGTCGCCCGACATCGCCCAGGGCGTCGACACCGCGCATGAAGCGCGCGTCGAGGGCGCGGCCGACCCGCTGGACTCGCAGGGCGCCGGCGACCAGGGCCTGATGTTCGGCTACGCGATCGCCGACACCCCGGAGCTGATGCCGCTGCCCATCGCGCTGGCCCACCGGCTGTCGCGGCGGCTGACCGAGGTCCGCAAGAACGGAACGCTGGACTACCTGCGCCCGGACGGCAAGACCCAGGTCACCATCGAGTACGAGGATGACGTCCCGACCCGGCTGGACACCGTGGTGATCTCCACCCAGCACGCCGAGGGCATCGACCTGGTGAAGACCCTGGACCCCGATCTCCGCGAGCACGTGATCTCCACCGTGCTGGCCGAACTCGCCCACGAGACTCTGGACTCCTCGTCGACCCGCATCCTGATCAACCCGACCGGCAACTTCGTTGTCGGCGGGCCCATGGGTGACGCTGGCCTGACCGGCCGCAAGATCATCGTTGACACCTACGGCGGCTGGGCTCGCCACGGCGGCGGCGCCTTCTCCGGCAAGGACCCGTCGAAGGTGGACCGCTCCGCCGCGTACGCGATGCGCTGGGTGGCCAAGAACATCGTCGCGGCGGGCTTGGCGCAGCGCGTCGAGGTTCAGGTGGCCTACGCCATCGGCAAGGCCGCGCCGGTCGGTCTGTTCATCGAGACCTTCGGCACCGCCACCGTCGACCCGGTCAAGATCGAGAAGATCGTGCCCGAGGTCTTCGACTTGCGCCCGGGCGCGATCGTGCGTGACCTGGACCTGCTGCGTCCGATCTACGCACCGACCGCGGCTTACGGCCACTTCGGCCGCACCGACATCGAACTGCCGTGGGAGAAGCTCGACAAGGTCGACGACCTCAAGCGCGCCATTTAA
- the rpoZ gene encoding DNA-directed RNA polymerase subunit omega: MSTSQTDSAVVTDAEEFDPASIGGYDTPLGITNPPIDELLQRASSKYALVIYAAKRARQINDYYNQLGEGILEYVGPLVEPGLQEKPLSIALREIHGDLLEYTEGE, from the coding sequence GTGAGTACCTCGCAGACCGACTCGGCCGTGGTGACCGACGCCGAGGAGTTCGATCCGGCCTCGATCGGCGGTTATGACACGCCCCTCGGCATCACCAACCCGCCCATCGATGAGCTGCTGCAGCGGGCGTCGAGCAAGTACGCGCTGGTGATCTACGCGGCCAAGCGGGCGCGGCAGATCAACGACTACTACAACCAGCTCGGTGAGGGCATCCTCGAGTACGTCGGGCCGCTGGTCGAGCCTGGCCTGCAGGAGAAGCCGCTGTCGATCGCGCTGCGCGAGATCCACGGCGACCTGCTCGAATACACCGAAGGCGAGTAG
- a CDS encoding VOC family protein — protein sequence MRLNQVTVGSTDLDRAERFYRLLGLRLIVKTDDYLRFECPDGDSTFSVERVGEVVAGEQVTIYFEADDLDDQYQRLRGSIEFTQPPTDMPWLWREARLHDPDGHRLCLYHAGEARRNPPWRLGPPRGAQDLP from the coding sequence ATGCGGCTGAATCAGGTCACCGTCGGCAGCACCGACCTGGACCGTGCCGAGCGGTTCTACCGGCTGCTGGGACTGCGGCTGATCGTCAAAACGGACGACTACCTGCGATTCGAGTGCCCCGACGGGGACAGCACCTTCTCCGTGGAACGCGTCGGCGAGGTCGTGGCCGGCGAGCAGGTGACCATCTATTTCGAAGCCGACGACCTCGACGACCAGTACCAGCGCTTGCGCGGTTCGATTGAGTTCACCCAACCACCGACCGACATGCCGTGGCTGTGGCGAGAGGCTCGGCTGCACGATCCCGACGGCCACCGGTTGTGCCTGTATCACGCCGGCGAGGCTCGCCGGAATCCGCCATGGCGGCTGGGACCGCCGCGGGGAGCCCAGGATTTGCCCTAA
- a CDS encoding alpha/beta hydrolase: protein MPAIDPIVLKVLEAIPFRLTLDDGAEAARRAMRDLPHRPVYPEVPSEDRVIAGPGGDLPIRIYRPAGTESGAAPVVVFFHGGGFVAGDLDTHDGTARMHAVDAGAVVVSVDYRLAPENLFPAAVEDAMAATEWVAAHAAELGVDPSRLAVAGDSAGGNLAAVVTQLARDAGAPAIAFQLLWYPATTYDGSLPSFTENANAPIIDSAAIAALTRAYAGDLDLTSPPAMLAPARAENLAGLPPAYIAVAGHDPLRDDGIRYGELLAAAGVPVQVHNAETLVHGYLGYAGVIPVATDAADRGLAALRAALA from the coding sequence ATGCCAGCAATCGACCCCATAGTGCTGAAGGTACTGGAAGCCATCCCGTTCCGACTGACACTGGACGACGGCGCGGAGGCGGCGCGTCGCGCCATGCGCGACCTGCCCCATCGACCGGTGTACCCGGAGGTGCCCAGCGAGGACCGGGTGATCGCCGGACCCGGTGGCGACCTGCCGATCCGCATCTACCGGCCGGCGGGCACCGAATCGGGCGCCGCTCCGGTGGTGGTGTTCTTTCACGGTGGCGGCTTCGTCGCCGGCGACCTCGACACGCACGACGGCACGGCGCGCATGCATGCCGTCGACGCCGGCGCAGTGGTGGTCTCGGTCGACTATCGGCTGGCCCCGGAGAACCTGTTCCCGGCCGCCGTCGAGGACGCGATGGCGGCCACCGAGTGGGTGGCGGCCCACGCCGCCGAGTTGGGCGTAGACCCGTCGAGGCTGGCGGTCGCCGGGGACTCAGCCGGCGGCAACTTGGCCGCGGTGGTGACACAGCTGGCCCGCGACGCCGGCGCCCCGGCGATCGCCTTCCAGTTGCTCTGGTACCCGGCCACCACCTACGACGGCAGCCTGCCGTCGTTCACCGAGAACGCCAATGCGCCGATCATCGACAGTGCCGCGATCGCCGCATTGACGCGCGCCTATGCCGGGGACCTGGATCTGACCAGCCCGCCGGCGATGCTGGCCCCGGCGCGCGCCGAGAATCTGGCCGGCCTGCCACCGGCCTACATCGCGGTCGCCGGCCACGATCCGCTGCGCGACGACGGCATCCGTTATGGCGAGTTGCTGGCCGCTGCCGGGGTTCCGGTGCAGGTGCACAACGCCGAGACGCTGGTGCACGGTTATCTGGGCTACGCCGGAGTGATCCCGGTGGCCACCGACGCCGCCGACCGTGGTCTGGCCGCTTTGCGGGCTGCCCTGGCGTGA
- the pyrF gene encoding orotidine-5'-phosphate decarboxylase, with the protein MVPGFGARLAEATAARGPLCLGIDPHPELLAAWGLPATPDGLAAFSETCVTAFAGFAVVKPQVAFFEAYGSAGFAVLERTIAALREAGVLVLADAKRGDIGSTMAAYAAAWAGPSPLAADAVTASPYLGFGSLEPLLETAAQHRRGVFVLAATSNPEGASVQRAQGGDGRTVAQAIVDAAAAANRADNAAGLGSIGVVVGATLREVPDLSALGGPVLVPGVGAQGGRPEALAGLGGAAAGTLLPAVSREVLRAGPDAGALRAAAERLRDTVAYLAAAG; encoded by the coding sequence GTGGTACCGGGGTTCGGCGCGCGCCTGGCCGAAGCGACGGCGGCCCGCGGGCCCCTGTGTCTGGGCATCGATCCGCACCCCGAACTGCTGGCGGCGTGGGGCCTGCCCGCGACGCCCGACGGGCTGGCGGCGTTCAGCGAGACCTGCGTGACGGCGTTCGCCGGCTTCGCGGTGGTCAAGCCGCAGGTGGCGTTCTTCGAGGCCTATGGGTCGGCCGGCTTCGCGGTGCTGGAGCGCACCATCGCGGCGCTGCGCGAGGCCGGTGTGTTGGTGCTCGCCGACGCCAAGCGCGGCGACATCGGCTCGACCATGGCCGCCTACGCCGCTGCCTGGGCCGGACCGTCGCCGTTGGCGGCGGATGCGGTGACGGCGTCGCCCTACCTGGGCTTCGGGTCCCTGGAACCGCTGCTGGAGACCGCGGCACAGCACCGGCGCGGAGTGTTCGTGTTGGCCGCCACCTCCAATCCCGAGGGCGCGAGCGTGCAACGTGCCCAGGGCGGGGACGGCCGCACTGTGGCGCAGGCGATCGTCGACGCCGCCGCAGCAGCCAATCGGGCCGACAATGCGGCCGGTTTGGGTTCGATCGGCGTGGTGGTGGGCGCCACGCTGCGTGAGGTGCCCGATCTGAGTGCCCTGGGCGGGCCGGTGCTGGTGCCCGGCGTTGGGGCCCAGGGAGGGCGCCCAGAGGCCCTTGCCGGGCTGGGAGGGGCCGCTGCGGGCACGTTGCTGCCGGCGGTCTCGCGTGAGGTGCTGCGCGCCGGCCCGGACGCCGGTGCGCTGCGTGCCGCGGCGGAGCGGCTGCGGGACACCGTGGCCTATCTGGCCGCCGCGGGATAG
- a CDS encoding lysoplasmalogenase gives MGSIAGIKTPYATRRVFTGWAAAGWLGVAYGIFLTVVALRSTPGEALTGQWIGQPAFKAAMAVLLAFAAAAHPILREARWLIPALIFSATGDWLLAIPWWEPSFVAGLAAFLVAHLCFLGALLPLAVVSRGRLVGAGVVAASCLVLLAWFWPGMAREGMTLPVTVYVAVLGAMVCAALLAKLPTPWTAVGAVCFAVSDAMIGASQFVLGNELLAAPIWWAYAAAQLLITAGFFFGRSTGTEEAAAG, from the coding sequence ATGGGGTCGATTGCTGGCATAAAAACACCGTACGCAACCAGACGAGTTTTCACCGGCTGGGCAGCGGCGGGATGGCTCGGAGTGGCTTACGGCATCTTCCTGACGGTGGTGGCGTTGCGCTCGACGCCGGGAGAGGCGCTGACCGGACAGTGGATCGGGCAGCCGGCCTTCAAGGCGGCGATGGCGGTGCTGTTGGCGTTCGCTGCGGCTGCCCACCCGATCCTGCGGGAGGCGCGCTGGCTGATCCCCGCCCTGATCTTCTCGGCGACCGGCGACTGGTTACTGGCGATTCCGTGGTGGGAACCGTCCTTCGTTGCGGGTCTGGCCGCGTTCCTGGTGGCGCACCTGTGCTTTTTGGGCGCGTTGCTGCCGCTGGCGGTGGTGTCGCGCGGCCGGCTGGTCGGGGCCGGCGTGGTCGCGGCGAGCTGCCTGGTGCTGTTGGCATGGTTCTGGCCCGGAATGGCCCGCGAAGGTATGACGCTGCCCGTGACGGTGTACGTCGCGGTGCTCGGCGCCATGGTGTGCGCCGCGCTTCTGGCGAAGCTGCCCACACCCTGGACCGCGGTCGGTGCGGTGTGCTTTGCGGTATCGGACGCGATGATCGGAGCCAGCCAGTTCGTCTTGGGCAATGAGCTACTGGCGGCGCCGATTTGGTGGGCCTACGCGGCAGCACAGCTGCTGATCACGGCCGGATTCTTCTTCGGCCGGTCCACCG
- the coaBC gene encoding bifunctional phosphopantothenoylcysteine decarboxylase/phosphopantothenate--cysteine ligase CoaBC, with translation MGQKRVVVGVSGGIAAYKACTVVRQLAEAGHSVRVVPTESALRFVGAATFEALSGQPVDTGVFDDVPRVPHVAIGQQADLVVVAPATADLLARAVAGRADDLLTATLLTARCPVLFAPAMHTEMWQHPATVANVATLRERGAVVLEPASGRLTGADTGPGRLPEAEEINTFASLLLERADALPHDLAGRKVLVTAGGTREPIDPVRFIGNRSSGKQGYAVARVAAQRGAEVTLIAAHTAGLIDPAGVHVVHVSSAQQLHDAVSKHAPEAHVLVMAAAVADFRPVRVAQAKIKKGPDSAGEPTIELVRNDDVLAGAVRARTDGQLPNMRAIVGFAAETGDENGDVLFHARAKLRRKGCDLLVVNAVGDGRAFEVDHNDGWLLAADGTESALESGSKTLMASRIVDAIVAFLASNRG, from the coding sequence GTGGGCCAGAAACGGGTCGTCGTCGGTGTCTCCGGAGGCATCGCCGCATACAAGGCGTGCACCGTCGTCCGACAGCTGGCCGAGGCGGGCCATTCGGTTCGCGTCGTCCCGACCGAGTCCGCCCTGAGGTTTGTCGGGGCAGCCACCTTCGAGGCGCTCTCGGGCCAACCGGTCGACACCGGGGTCTTCGACGACGTGCCCCGCGTGCCCCATGTGGCGATCGGCCAGCAGGCCGACTTGGTGGTGGTGGCACCGGCCACCGCTGACCTGTTGGCCCGGGCAGTGGCCGGTCGCGCCGACGATTTGCTGACCGCCACCCTGCTCACCGCCCGCTGTCCGGTGCTGTTCGCCCCGGCCATGCATACCGAGATGTGGCAGCATCCGGCCACCGTCGCCAATGTCGCGACGCTGCGGGAACGCGGCGCGGTCGTCCTTGAGCCCGCATCGGGCCGGCTGACCGGCGCCGACACCGGCCCGGGCCGGCTGCCCGAGGCCGAAGAGATCAACACCTTCGCGTCGCTGCTGCTGGAGCGCGCCGACGCATTGCCGCACGACCTGGCCGGGCGGAAGGTCCTGGTGACCGCAGGCGGCACCCGCGAGCCGATCGACCCGGTCCGCTTCATCGGTAACCGCAGTTCGGGCAAGCAGGGCTACGCCGTGGCCCGGGTGGCGGCCCAGCGTGGTGCCGAGGTCACCCTGATCGCCGCGCACACCGCGGGGCTGATCGACCCGGCCGGCGTCCACGTGGTGCACGTCAGCTCGGCCCAGCAACTGCATGATGCGGTGTCCAAGCATGCCCCCGAGGCGCACGTGTTGGTGATGGCCGCGGCTGTCGCCGACTTCCGTCCGGTGCGGGTCGCGCAGGCCAAGATCAAGAAGGGCCCCGACAGCGCGGGGGAGCCGACCATCGAGCTGGTCCGCAACGACGACGTGCTGGCCGGCGCGGTGCGTGCCCGCACGGACGGGCAGCTGCCCAATATGCGGGCCATTGTCGGCTTCGCCGCCGAGACGGGTGACGAGAACGGCGACGTGCTGTTCCACGCCCGGGCCAAGCTGCGCCGCAAGGGCTGTGACCTGTTGGTGGTCAACGCGGTCGGGGACGGGCGGGCATTCGAGGTCGACCACAACGACGGGTGGCTGTTGGCCGCGGACGGGACCGAGTCCGCCCTGGAGTCGGGCTCCAAGACGTTGATGGCCAGCCGCATCGTGGATGCGATCGTGGCGTTCCTGGCCAGCAACCGCGGTTAG
- the mihF gene encoding integration host factor, actinobacterial type — MALPQLTDEQRAAALEKAAAARRARAELKDRLKRGGTNLKQVLKDAETDEVLGKMKVSALLEALPKVGKVKAQEIMTELEIAPTRRLRGLGDRQRKALLEKFDFS, encoded by the coding sequence GTGGCCCTTCCCCAGTTGACCGACGAGCAGCGCGCCGCCGCGTTGGAGAAGGCGGCGGCCGCACGTCGGGCCCGAGCGGAGCTCAAGGACCGGCTGAAGCGTGGCGGCACCAATCTCAAGCAGGTGCTCAAGGACGCCGAGACCGACGAGGTCCTTGGCAAGATGAAGGTGTCTGCGCTGCTGGAAGCGTTGCCGAAGGTCGGCAAGGTCAAGGCGCAGGAGATCATGACCGAGCTGGAGATCGCCCCCACCCGCCGGCTGCGCGGCCTGGGTGACCGGCAGCGCAAGGCGCTGCTGGAGAAGTTCGACTTCTCCTGA
- the gmk gene encoding guanylate kinase, whose translation MNTGGGPDSGHAGRVVVLSGPSAVGKSSVVRCLRERVPDLYFSVSATTRAPRPGEVDGVDYRFVSPAEFDRLVEKNELLEWADIHGGLQRSGTPAAPVIDATRSGRPVLIEVDLAGARAIKQALPEAVTVFLAPPDWETLQARLAGRGTESAEVMERRLATARTELAAQGDFDAIVVNGRLETACSELVSLLVDTAPGAV comes from the coding sequence GTGAATACCGGTGGAGGACCGGACAGCGGGCACGCGGGACGCGTTGTAGTGCTGTCCGGTCCATCCGCGGTCGGTAAGTCGAGCGTGGTCCGGTGCCTGCGGGAGCGGGTACCGGACTTGTATTTCAGTGTGTCGGCCACCACCCGGGCACCCAGGCCCGGGGAGGTGGACGGCGTCGACTACCGATTTGTTTCGCCGGCCGAGTTCGACCGGCTAGTTGAGAAAAATGAGCTGCTGGAGTGGGCCGATATCCACGGCGGCCTGCAGCGCTCAGGTACTCCGGCGGCCCCCGTCATCGACGCCACCCGCTCCGGCCGGCCCGTTCTGATCGAGGTCGACCTGGCCGGGGCCCGGGCCATCAAGCAGGCCCTTCCGGAGGCTGTGACGGTGTTTCTGGCCCCGCCGGACTGGGAGACGCTGCAGGCCAGACTGGCCGGCCGCGGCACCGAATCCGCAGAGGTCATGGAACGCCGATTGGCCACCGCACGCACCGAGTTGGCGGCGCAGGGAGACTTCGACGCCATCGTGGTCAACGGTCGATTGGAAACAGCCTGCTCAGAATTGGTATCCTTGCTGGTGGATACCGCACCGGGCGCGGTCTGA
- a CDS encoding flavin-containing monooxygenase, with protein sequence MSEEPDHEILIVGAGFSGIGAAITLDRAGMTDYVIIEAGDGVGGTWHWNTYPGIAVDIPSFSYQFSFEQSPDWSRTYAPGGELKAYAEHCVDKYGLRSRIRFGTMVVAAEFDVDHGWWRVQTDFAGELTARFLINASGVLTTPNLPDIAGVDTFAGVTVHTARWDHSLDLTGKRVAVIGTGASAVQVIPEIAPEVSSLTVFQRTPIWCFPKFDVPLAAPIRWAMRIPGGKSLQRLVSQAYVEATFPIAAQYFTVFPLAKRMESAGRAYLRRQVHDPELRKQLTPRYAVGCKRPGFHNTYLSTFNRDNVHLVVDPIDRITPTGIVTADGTSHEVDVLILATGFKVMDSDNIPTFTVTGTGGQTLAQFWDEHRLQAYEGVSIPGFPNLFSVFGPYGYVGSSYFALVEAQTHHIVRCLTSARDRGATRIEISEAANARYFDEMMSKRHRQVFWQDSCKSANSYYFDKHGDVPLRPTTTVEAYWRSRRFDLDDYRFSA encoded by the coding sequence GTGAGCGAGGAACCCGACCACGAGATCCTGATCGTCGGCGCCGGCTTCTCCGGCATCGGAGCGGCGATCACCCTCGACCGCGCCGGGATGACGGACTATGTGATCATCGAAGCCGGCGACGGGGTCGGCGGCACCTGGCACTGGAACACCTATCCGGGTATCGCCGTGGACATTCCGTCGTTCTCCTACCAGTTCTCCTTCGAGCAGAGCCCGGACTGGTCGCGCACGTACGCGCCCGGCGGGGAGCTCAAGGCCTACGCCGAGCACTGCGTCGACAAGTACGGTCTGCGCTCGCGAATCCGGTTCGGCACCATGGTGGTTGCCGCGGAGTTCGACGTGGACCACGGCTGGTGGCGGGTGCAGACGGACTTCGCCGGCGAGCTCACGGCGCGATTCCTGATCAACGCGAGCGGGGTGCTGACCACCCCGAACCTGCCTGACATCGCCGGTGTCGACACGTTCGCCGGAGTGACGGTCCACACCGCCCGCTGGGACCACTCGCTAGACCTGACCGGCAAGCGCGTGGCGGTGATCGGCACCGGAGCCTCTGCGGTGCAGGTGATCCCGGAGATCGCGCCGGAGGTTTCCTCGCTCACCGTGTTTCAGCGGACACCGATCTGGTGTTTCCCGAAATTCGATGTGCCGCTAGCTGCTCCGATTCGCTGGGCGATGCGAATACCTGGCGGCAAGTCCCTGCAGCGGCTGGTCAGCCAGGCCTACGTCGAGGCGACCTTCCCCATCGCGGCGCAGTACTTCACGGTGTTTCCGCTGGCCAAGCGGATGGAGTCGGCCGGGCGGGCGTATCTGCGGCGGCAGGTGCACGACCCGGAGCTGCGTAAGCAGCTCACCCCGCGCTATGCCGTCGGCTGCAAGCGCCCCGGCTTCCACAACACCTACCTGTCGACGTTCAACCGTGACAACGTTCATCTGGTGGTTGATCCCATCGACCGGATCACCCCCACCGGCATCGTCACCGCCGACGGGACGTCCCACGAGGTCGACGTGCTGATCCTGGCCACCGGGTTCAAAGTGATGGACAGCGACAACATTCCTACGTTCACCGTCACCGGGACCGGCGGCCAGACCCTGGCCCAGTTCTGGGATGAGCACCGGCTGCAGGCCTACGAGGGGGTCAGCATCCCCGGATTCCCCAACCTGTTCAGCGTCTTCGGCCCATACGGCTACGTCGGGTCGTCATACTTCGCGCTGGTCGAAGCGCAGACCCACCACATCGTGCGGTGCCTGACGAGCGCCCGCGACCGTGGGGCGACCCGGATCGAGATATCGGAGGCGGCCAACGCCCGGTACTTCGACGAGATGATGAGCAAACGGCACCGGCAGGTGTTCTGGCAGGACAGCTGCAAATCGGCCAACAGCTACTACTTCGACAAGCATGGTGATGTCCCGTTGCGGCCCACCACCACGGTGGAGGCCTACTGGCGCAGTCGCCGCTTCGACCTCGACGACTACCGGTTCAGCGCCTGA
- the hpnE gene encoding hydroxysqualene dehydroxylase HpnE: MDDRRYVVIGGGLAGLAAAVWLAEAGKKVTLLERRGRLGGRTQAMRVQGIADLADNGQHVIASGYDHLFRYLTSVGTRSMVEFPTGGTLRWPGGATTTLVTRGLGAVRTLFGPHPDASLFDRLRTAAATVRLTGEALFQPADLPDLTTDQWLRRVGMPARAREAVWDWLALGIAAEPVDRGSAKVFADVLATGIRLGLRHRSAVTIGYPTTDLDTLYISGALAVFDRLGVEVRYRAVARRIVLEGNAVRAVQLADGTEVAADAVVCAVPNSNIAGLLDDLPEHAEIYAAAEKLHYTPIVSTNLYLDRPLGTEAAMESVIGGTGVIDEVFDRQRMQRRDPNGAWLYCLTTSGAYEQIHRSNEQIVAEQMDMLRRYYPAAAEANVVAAQVVKMPKATFSQVVGTDGLRPDQRTSVPSLVLAGDWTRTDWSATMESAAQSAARAVELLLELRAST; the protein is encoded by the coding sequence ATGGACGATCGTCGCTACGTGGTGATCGGGGGCGGCCTGGCCGGGCTGGCCGCAGCGGTCTGGCTGGCCGAGGCCGGAAAGAAGGTGACGCTGCTGGAGCGGCGCGGGAGGCTCGGCGGACGCACCCAGGCGATGCGGGTGCAGGGGATAGCGGACCTCGCGGACAACGGTCAGCATGTGATCGCCAGCGGCTACGACCACTTGTTTCGCTACTTGACCAGTGTCGGCACCCGATCGATGGTCGAGTTTCCGACCGGTGGAACGCTGCGCTGGCCCGGCGGGGCCACCACCACCTTGGTGACCCGCGGCCTGGGCGCGGTGCGGACGCTGTTCGGGCCGCACCCCGACGCGAGCCTGTTCGACCGGCTGCGGACCGCTGCGGCGACGGTGCGTCTGACCGGCGAGGCGCTGTTCCAACCCGCTGATCTGCCCGATCTGACCACCGACCAGTGGCTGCGCCGCGTCGGGATGCCGGCTCGCGCCCGGGAGGCCGTGTGGGACTGGCTGGCGCTCGGCATTGCCGCCGAGCCGGTGGACCGCGGTTCGGCGAAGGTCTTTGCCGATGTCCTGGCCACCGGAATCCGACTCGGGCTGCGCCACCGCAGTGCGGTGACGATCGGCTATCCCACCACCGATCTCGACACGCTCTATATCTCCGGCGCGCTCGCCGTTTTCGACCGACTTGGTGTCGAGGTGCGTTACCGCGCAGTCGCTCGGCGAATCGTTTTGGAGGGCAATGCCGTTCGTGCCGTGCAATTGGCAGACGGCACGGAGGTGGCGGCGGACGCGGTGGTGTGTGCCGTGCCCAACTCGAATATCGCCGGCTTGCTCGATGATCTGCCCGAGCACGCCGAAATTTACGCCGCTGCAGAAAAATTGCACTACACACCGATCGTCAGTACCAACCTCTACCTGGACCGGCCATTGGGCACCGAGGCGGCGATGGAATCGGTGATCGGCGGCACGGGCGTCATCGATGAGGTGTTCGACCGGCAGCGGATGCAGCGCCGCGATCCCAACGGTGCCTGGCTGTATTGCCTGACCACCAGCGGCGCGTACGAGCAGATCCACCGGTCCAACGAGCAGATCGTGGCCGAACAGATGGACATGCTGCGCCGCTACTATCCGGCCGCGGCCGAGGCGAACGTGGTGGCCGCGCAGGTGGTCAAGATGCCCAAGGCCACCTTTTCGCAGGTGGTGGGCACCGATGGGCTCCGCCCGGATCAGCGCACGTCGGTGCCGAGTCTGGTGCTCGCCGGCGACTGGACCCGTACCGATTGGTCGGCGACCATGGAGAGCGCCGCGCAGAGCGCTGCCCGCGCCGTGGAGTTACTGCTCGAGTTGCGGGCATCGACGTGA
- a CDS encoding TetR/AcrR family transcriptional regulator — protein MSAHARRMQLLDHARDIVAAEGYAAVTIDRVARAAEVTRTVVYQNFGDLAGLMTALLDRESAIAFAGMRSVEGPLDDDPDALGRGILAYLHAAPTSWRIILSPPAGAPPQLGARTEAGRRYARTIAAGRLSRLAGYPVDADGVTTRLLLSALEELALLHLTDPRAHPDDLVLSYLRSLVGWAVRVEKATATAGR, from the coding sequence ATGTCGGCACACGCGCGACGAATGCAGTTGCTCGACCACGCTCGCGACATCGTCGCCGCCGAGGGCTATGCCGCGGTAACGATCGACCGGGTGGCCCGCGCCGCGGAGGTGACCCGGACGGTGGTGTACCAGAACTTCGGCGATCTGGCCGGACTGATGACGGCGCTGCTGGACCGCGAATCGGCCATCGCCTTCGCTGGGATGCGCAGCGTAGAGGGTCCGCTCGACGACGACCCGGATGCACTCGGTCGCGGCATCCTGGCGTATCTGCATGCGGCGCCTACCAGTTGGCGCATCATCCTGAGTCCGCCGGCCGGCGCTCCGCCGCAGTTGGGGGCTCGCACCGAAGCGGGCCGTCGCTATGCCCGAACCATCGCCGCGGGGCGGCTCTCTCGGTTGGCGGGCTACCCGGTCGACGCCGACGGTGTGACGACACGGCTGTTGTTGTCGGCGTTGGAGGAACTGGCCCTGCTGCACCTCACCGATCCGCGGGCGCACCCGGACGACTTGGTTCTGAGTTATCTGCGGTCATTGGTCGGCTGGGCGGTTCGGGTCGAAAAGGCGACGGCGACGGCGGGACGGTAG